In the Necator americanus strain Aroian chromosome X, whole genome shotgun sequence genome, aggaaacacgcgtgagagatcggcccgtcatcagcatcgaaaattacactatatactgcggcgatgctgatgagaacaaagtaggtggctgcgcgatagctgtgaggaacgattacaagaatctggtggaggaatttggctcaacgtcgtctagatgcgcctttttacgactgcaggatcgcagaggacgtaaattctggatcgtaagtgctcacgcacctacggaaaccgctgaggacaacagtaaggacgccttctatgatgaactcaatgcattgatgtctaaaataccaagccagtaggtggtcattgtcggaatcgacgcaaatgcgaagatgagaactcgaacaacaatccgatgtgctaggaaaatggtattattcaGCGGAGcccacgtcggacaacggtgacggtctggtcgacttgtgcgaatagacgggcctcatcatcgcttccacgtttaagaggaatcatcgacaccatcagctcacgtggcaggggtcaacccttttaacgcctgaagagcagcgcaagcggaagatgaggactcttaagcttcagctcgactacgttcagGCGAGGAACAtgcctcagtcagatatccgaaaatctagagctgtttgggacgttgcgttcgactctgaccaccgtccagttcttatCAGCTTCAaaatacggttccacaagagaaaccgagaagtccctcttcaaccgaaaatcgacatggcaggtctgaaagacgatgaatgcagaacaaaattccgccaacgtgtgtctatttatgttggagtacggaccagaaagaagcttagcgatgcggattccttcgcAAATGCATCTAGGatgctgcaagggaaacgctctcggctctattgccgcggaagtttgcctttgtatctgcggaaacaaaatccacgaacaattctgtatgtgtcgcgcgcagcgctggtgacttcaaccaggaaaagagtcttagaaggaagctgcgtcgtcaactgcaacaagaccgcgataacgagtggacgtcaagagcgatggagtttgagaaggcgtgaaAGGACAGGAACctgcggaaagcctatgctctactaaaacactATAGCGGccaaatgaaaagatgttcccctgtccCCAACACTGCCAGTGGgatagctgtcggtgaagcaacccttccaatttggaaggaacactttaagaccttgctgaaccggctagcaccgtcagctcctgaactcgaacac is a window encoding:
- a CDS encoding hypothetical protein (NECATOR_CHRX.G23456.T1), yielding MAKASHTLQKGAVVQHTAKAHNLKGQLPEGSMEFLATTIRFVTLNCRTLSSELQQAALSRLLRYLCVPFAALQETRVRDRPVISIENYTIYCGDADENKVGGCAIAVRNDYKNLVEEFGSTSSRCAFLRLQDRRGRKFWIVSAHAPTETAEDNSKDAFYDELNALMSKIPSQ
- a CDS encoding hypothetical protein (NECATOR_CHRX.G23457.T2), with protein sequence MRTLKLQLDYVQARNMPQSDIRKSRAVWDVAFDSDHRPVLISFKIRFHKRNREVPLQPKIDMAGLKDDECRTKFRQRVSIYVGVRTRKKLSDADSFANASRMLQGKRSRLYCRGSLPLYLRKQNPRTILYVSRAALVTSTRKRVLEGSCVVNCNKTAITSGRQERWSLRRRERTGTCGKPMLY
- a CDS encoding hypothetical protein (NECATOR_CHRX.G23457.T1), coding for MPQSDIRKSRAVWDVAFDSDHRPVLISFKIRFHKRNREVPLQPKIDMAGLKDDECRTKFRQRVSIYVGVRTRKKLSDADSFANASRMLQGKRSRLYCRGSLPLYLRKQNPRTILYVSRAALVTSTRKRVLEGSCVVNCNKTAITSGRQERWSLRRRERTGTCGKPMLY